A window of Candidatus Gastranaerophilales bacterium contains these coding sequences:
- a CDS encoding regulatory protein GemA — MSTSKQRQQIGHLRKLIGLDYDTYQEMLSIYGVESSKNLTDKNARSLIQDLKGNAIRMGVYIPTKQYAFQQFKYDNLGHREGMATPKQLRMIEAMWKDVSKKETESERQSSLKVFIKRITNKEHFKFISQEDIQKLVKALKTMKGNQK, encoded by the coding sequence GTGAGTACATCAAAACAACGTCAACAAATCGGCCATTTGAGAAAACTTATCGGGCTTGACTATGACACATATCAAGAAATGTTATCAATCTATGGTGTTGAGTCTTCAAAAAATCTTACTGATAAAAATGCTCGCAGTTTAATTCAAGACCTAAAAGGTAACGCTATAAGAATGGGAGTTTATATTCCAACCAAGCAATATGCGTTTCAGCAATTCAAATATGACAACTTAGGACATAGAGAAGGTATGGCAACGCCAAAACAACTTCGAATGATTGAGGCTATGTGGAAGGACGTTTCAAAAAAAGAAACCGAGTCAGAACGACAATCTTCACTAAAAGTTTTTATCAAAAGAATAACCAACAAGGAACATTTTAAATTTATTTCACAAGAAGATATTCAAAAATTAGTAAAAGCGTTAAAAACAATGAAAGGGAATCAAAAATGA
- a CDS encoding transposase, with the protein MKNSIDNKLIYVKVEQVAEAKGVTARAVRKGCENNKYVFRYSAEKTRCRGGKQYEILLSSVEPEIQEKILKKIDIQSTQVDDSSLGSKGLTKSSHNTPVLLDYPINEGVNDTAQKLDKNTLFSSSTNIVPFIANKISKDNVAVPEKAKKLALAKVDLINHWEAYRSGQSSKTEADQEFLNAYNSKVLCSNLYKLIGECSIKSLQRWRKELKDANNDFMALVPNYKYGNEREYNTCLSKEEQSLINDLMLRPNKLSVGNAYRIIGYALKQKGLEQTASLATYKRYIDNFKRNHNDVWTFMREGAKALNDKVAPFIVRDSSVLEVGDVLVADGNVLDFQVQNPFTGKPCRATMVCYQDFASRDIAGFDIMLNENTQCVASALRNSIIRLGKIPKIAYQDNGRSFKNKFFNGDTNLEECGFYGLFGRLGINAVFTKPYHGQSKPIERFFREFTQTCASMMPSYIGNNIENKPAYMMRNEIIHKAIHDGYIPTIQEATQCINAWLEFYRSQPCPVNKTRTIGEVFNEGRGEGVDIEQLDDLMMACQIRKVGRNGIKMFGNYYFDEELYGIKDSVSVRYSLSNIFEVKVYSLKGDYICKAEAIKEIHPFASLLGDANDLASFRHIATKQRNLEKATLRAAKELLPRVNKKLTDWENIKKIEKKVIVEDDPYKDKDILGYNNVSVIPKTEQKYQLFN; encoded by the coding sequence ATGAAAAACAGTATAGATAACAAATTAATATACGTTAAAGTTGAACAGGTCGCTGAGGCTAAAGGAGTAACAGCGAGAGCTGTTAGAAAAGGCTGTGAAAACAATAAGTATGTATTTAGATATTCAGCCGAAAAAACACGTTGCAGAGGTGGTAAGCAGTATGAAATATTGTTATCTTCAGTCGAACCTGAAATTCAAGAAAAAATATTAAAAAAGATAGACATTCAATCAACTCAAGTTGATGACTCATCACTCGGGAGTAAAGGTTTAACAAAATCTTCTCACAATACTCCCGTTCTTTTAGATTACCCAATCAATGAGGGTGTAAATGATACTGCGCAAAAACTAGACAAAAACACCCTCTTTTCTTCATCCACGAATATAGTACCATTTATTGCAAATAAAATTTCAAAAGATAATGTGGCAGTTCCTGAAAAAGCTAAAAAACTTGCCTTGGCTAAGGTTGATTTAATTAATCATTGGGAGGCATATAGAAGTGGGCAAAGCAGTAAAACAGAAGCTGATCAAGAATTTTTAAACGCATATAATTCCAAAGTTTTATGCAGTAATTTGTATAAATTAATTGGCGAATGCTCAATAAAATCCCTTCAACGTTGGAGAAAAGAATTAAAAGATGCGAACAATGATTTTATGGCTTTAGTTCCTAATTATAAGTACGGAAATGAACGTGAATACAATACTTGTTTGAGCAAAGAAGAACAATCTTTAATAAATGACTTAATGCTTAGACCGAATAAATTAAGCGTTGGCAATGCCTATAGAATTATTGGTTATGCACTAAAACAAAAAGGATTAGAGCAAACTGCTTCATTGGCGACTTATAAAAGGTATATAGATAACTTTAAAAGAAATCACAATGATGTATGGACATTCATGAGAGAAGGTGCAAAAGCACTAAATGATAAAGTCGCTCCATTTATAGTTCGTGACTCAAGTGTATTAGAAGTTGGTGATGTACTAGTTGCTGATGGTAATGTTCTTGATTTTCAAGTTCAAAACCCATTCACAGGGAAGCCTTGTCGTGCAACAATGGTCTGTTACCAAGATTTTGCAAGCCGTGATATTGCTGGTTTTGACATTATGTTGAACGAAAACACTCAATGTGTTGCTTCAGCATTAAGAAATTCAATTATAAGACTTGGTAAAATACCTAAAATTGCTTATCAGGATAATGGTCGCTCTTTTAAAAATAAATTTTTTAATGGCGATACAAACCTTGAAGAATGCGGTTTTTATGGACTTTTTGGAAGATTGGGGATTAATGCCGTATTTACTAAGCCTTATCACGGACAATCCAAACCAATAGAAAGATTCTTCAGAGAATTTACACAGACTTGTGCATCAATGATGCCTAGTTATATAGGTAATAATATCGAAAATAAACCTGCTTATATGATGAGAAATGAAATTATTCATAAAGCTATTCATGATGGATATATCCCAACAATTCAAGAAGCTACTCAATGTATAAATGCTTGGTTAGAATTTTATCGCTCTCAACCTTGTCCTGTCAATAAAACAAGAACTATTGGCGAAGTATTTAACGAGGGGCGTGGTGAAGGTGTCGACATTGAACAACTCGATGACTTAATGATGGCTTGTCAAATCAGAAAAGTCGGAAGAAACGGCATCAAAATGTTTGGCAATTATTATTTTGATGAAGAATTGTACGGTATTAAAGATAGCGTTAGCGTTAGATATTCATTATCTAACATTTTCGAAGTTAAAGTTTATTCGCTAAAAGGTGATTATATCTGCAAAGCTGAAGCAATTAAGGAAATTCACCCATTCGCTTCATTATTAGGTGATGCAAATGACTTGGCATCCTTTAGACATATTGCAACAAAACAAAGAAATCTTGAAAAAGCTACATTAAGAGCAGCAAAAGAACTGCTTCCTCGTGTAAATAAAAAATTAACAGATTGGGAAAATATCAAAAAAATTGAGAAAAAAGTAATTGTTGAAGATGATCCATACAAAGATAAAGACATTCTTGGATACAACAACGTATCGGTCATTCCTAAAACAGAACAAAAATATCAACTATTTAATTAA
- a CDS encoding LexA family transcriptional regulator: METIGQRLKYFRKELRLTAEEMADSLGLKLRTYGGYERDEREPSVDTYKNLSTIHNLNITWLITGKENTYSNRVSRLGDCIPIKIRGNIKASMGSGLIISDENPTGVYYISNQLVKDLNLNQNTTEMIFAEGNSMEGTIQAGSAIIIDLSNREIHDGKIYCVRIDGQLYAKRLQKIPPNKIKIISDNKDYDPFYVDLSQDINFDFEVIGKVKWWATVAK; the protein is encoded by the coding sequence TTGGAAACTATAGGTCAACGTTTAAAGTATTTTAGGAAAGAATTAAGATTAACTGCTGAAGAAATGGCAGATTCTCTTGGTTTGAAATTAAGGACATATGGCGGATATGAAAGAGATGAAAGAGAACCCTCAGTCGATACATATAAAAACTTATCAACAATTCATAATTTAAATATAACTTGGCTGATTACTGGGAAAGAAAATACTTACTCAAATCGAGTAAGTAGATTGGGCGATTGTATTCCCATTAAAATAAGAGGTAATATAAAAGCATCAATGGGTTCTGGCTTAATAATTTCTGACGAAAACCCAACTGGCGTTTATTATATAAGTAATCAACTTGTTAAAGATTTAAACTTAAATCAAAATACAACAGAAATGATATTTGCTGAAGGAAATTCAATGGAAGGGACTATTCAGGCAGGTTCAGCTATTATTATCGACTTAAGCAATAGAGAGATACATGATGGGAAAATATATTGTGTACGTATTGATGGACAGCTATATGCAAAAAGACTTCAAAAAATTCCGCCAAACAAAATAAAAATAATATCGGATAATAAGGATTATGATCCTTTTTATGTTGACCTTTCTCAAGATATAAATTTTGATTTTGAAGTAATAGGCAAAGTAAAATGGTGGGCTACAGTTGCAAAATAA
- a CDS encoding GGDEF domain-containing protein: protein MKNAIIFTDKNSSDYEEMLKSFDEIDVRVKNISELKDVDKYNPYLLILDLPEQKIKDVAMVTRFPVPTLIIADKIYSDITVRGEAYDYAIKPVSQAELNLRIKNLMKIKDLKETINLVSTTDELTGLHNRRFLHERLEAEISRARRYETKLSCLLLDIDFFKVVNDMYGYDWGDVLLKKISEMLSGFIRKEDILTRYGDEEFIIILPNTTEENAFIFAERFRREIEKMEFIPAGEEERHPITISGGISSFPFLENVDENANTLIRYAEHALYNAKKRGKNKIVLFSQVNLDY, encoded by the coding sequence ATGAAAAATGCAATTATTTTTACGGACAAAAATTCTTCTGATTATGAAGAAATGCTTAAATCTTTTGATGAGATTGATGTTCGTGTAAAAAACATTTCAGAATTGAAAGATGTTGATAAATACAATCCGTATTTACTAATTCTTGATTTGCCTGAACAAAAAATTAAAGATGTAGCTATGGTTACTCGTTTCCCTGTTCCAACATTGATTATCGCAGATAAAATATACTCTGATATCACTGTTAGAGGTGAAGCTTATGACTATGCTATAAAACCTGTCTCTCAAGCTGAATTGAACCTCAGAATTAAAAATTTAATGAAAATAAAAGATTTGAAAGAAACTATTAATTTGGTTTCTACAACAGATGAACTTACAGGCTTGCACAACAGACGCTTCCTTCACGAACGTCTTGAAGCAGAAATTTCACGTGCCAGAAGATATGAAACAAAATTATCTTGCCTACTTTTAGATATCGACTTCTTTAAGGTTGTAAATGACATGTACGGCTATGACTGGGGTGATGTTTTATTGAAGAAGATTTCTGAAATGCTTTCAGGTTTCATAAGAAAAGAAGATATTTTAACCAGATACGGCGATGAAGAATTTATCATCATTCTCCCAAACACCACTGAAGAAAACGCTTTCATATTTGCTGAAAGATTCAGAAGAGAAATCGAAAAAATGGAATTTATCCCTGCAGGCGAAGAAGAAAGACACCCTATAACTATTTCCGGCGGAATTTCTTCTTTCCCATTCTTGGAAAATGTTGACGAAAACGCAAATACATTAATCAGATATGCTGAACATGCTTTGTATAATGCAAAAAAACGTGGAAAAAACAAAATTGTATTGTTCTCACAAGTAAATCTTGATTACTAA
- a CDS encoding AAA family ATPase: MESNKTKPSEATIQKVKELIESGSIDQVTLANRIEYSSSTISLYLKGRYNGNIQNLEKALNKYLVLHNNTQNHEKVALDFEETSVASRFFSIAKMCRLNGEINLCYGSSGIGKSTAIKKFADEFTGVIVIDPDEGATTRSVLKQLVEKLGLTPVTTKSEDLTSTITNRLNNSNFLVIVDEAENVKTEVIRSLRKIHDRCSSTFGLLFVGTETLYQNLRKLRSEFNYLMNRIGYVGGLHPLDRGDVESLVRQIFPDCNEECLDAFVSCSQKNARVLFNILKRAKDLQRGTNDELNPKMIVSARGLLLV; encoded by the coding sequence ATGGAATCAAACAAAACTAAACCCAGTGAAGCAACTATTCAAAAAGTCAAAGAATTAATTGAGTCAGGAAGTATTGACCAAGTCACATTAGCGAACAGAATTGAATACTCTAGTTCAACAATCAGTTTATACCTAAAAGGTCGCTATAATGGCAATATTCAAAACTTAGAAAAAGCTTTAAACAAGTATTTGGTATTACACAATAATACGCAAAATCATGAAAAAGTTGCACTTGATTTTGAAGAAACATCAGTTGCTTCAAGGTTTTTTTCAATCGCTAAAATGTGCAGATTGAATGGCGAAATCAATCTTTGTTACGGTAGTTCAGGTATAGGAAAATCAACAGCTATTAAGAAATTTGCTGATGAATTTACTGGTGTAATTGTTATTGATCCAGATGAAGGAGCTACAACTAGAAGTGTTTTAAAACAACTTGTTGAGAAACTAGGCTTAACACCAGTCACAACGAAGTCAGAAGACTTAACATCAACAATTACAAATAGACTTAACAATAGTAATTTTTTAGTAATCGTCGATGAGGCGGAGAACGTTAAAACAGAAGTTATCCGTTCATTAAGAAAAATACACGACCGTTGTTCTTCTACTTTTGGACTGTTATTTGTAGGGACAGAAACTTTATACCAAAATTTAAGAAAATTAAGGTCAGAATTCAATTATTTGATGAATAGAATTGGCTATGTTGGGGGCTTGCATCCTTTAGATAGAGGTGATGTTGAATCATTAGTAAGACAGATATTCCCTGATTGTAACGAAGAATGTTTGGATGCTTTTGTAAGTTGCAGCCAAAAAAATGCAAGAGTTCTATTCAATATTTTAAAAAGAGCAAAAGACCTGCAAAGAGGCACTAATGATGAACTTAATCCAAAGATGATAGTGTCAGCACGTGGCTTATTGTTAGTGTAA
- a CDS encoding host-nuclease inhibitor Gam family protein, with amino-acid sequence MAKKKQSSYKSWDDVNEALKTLAQLKIKKNKIENRQNFMLLKVKEICEKKAGSLVVDIKNIEKEIELYAEENKDEFAKKRSKKLTFGTISFRLTKKITCKSIDAAIKALKALSLDHFIRVKEELDKEALIDVDESLLTKAGIGIKREDKVSIEPDFVTLANIGSEV; translated from the coding sequence ATGGCAAAGAAAAAGCAAAGCAGTTACAAGAGTTGGGATGATGTTAATGAGGCGTTAAAAACATTAGCACAACTTAAAATAAAAAAGAATAAAATTGAAAATCGTCAAAACTTTATGTTGCTAAAAGTTAAGGAAATATGTGAGAAAAAAGCTGGAAGCCTAGTCGTTGACATTAAAAATATCGAAAAAGAAATTGAACTATACGCAGAAGAGAACAAGGACGAATTTGCAAAAAAACGCAGTAAAAAACTTACTTTCGGTACTATTTCTTTTAGATTAACAAAAAAGATAACTTGTAAGAGCATAGACGCTGCCATAAAGGCACTTAAAGCATTAAGCCTTGATCATTTCATAAGAGTGAAAGAAGAGCTTGATAAGGAGGCTTTAATTGATGTCGATGAATCACTTCTTACCAAAGCTGGTATTGGCATAAAAAGAGAAGATAAAGTCAGTATTGAGCCTGATTTCGTAACTTTAGCAAATATAGGGAGTGAAGTTTAA
- a CDS encoding Mor transcription activator family protein, with translation MIINGIEIDIEKITSDDMPNEVFQDIADMCGVEAALNLLTFFAGNTINVPLKGFSKIERKIILQEYDGSNQTIKRLARKLRMSERSVRTVLESSKITPAIEGQISLFERIGG, from the coding sequence ATGATAATAAATGGGATAGAGATTGATATTGAAAAAATAACTTCAGATGATATGCCAAATGAAGTATTTCAAGATATAGCGGATATGTGTGGAGTAGAAGCAGCTTTAAATCTGCTCACATTTTTCGCTGGAAATACAATCAATGTTCCATTAAAAGGATTTTCAAAAATAGAACGAAAAATCATTTTACAAGAATATGATGGTTCAAATCAAACTATAAAAAGACTTGCCCGAAAATTGCGTATGAGTGAACGGTCTGTTAGAACTGTTTTAGAATCTTCAAAAATTACTCCTGCAATAGAAGGACAAATAAGTTTATTTGAGAGAATTGGAGGATAA